The nucleotide window TACTTGAACAAAAAGTATCATTCAACTTTCATGTACAATCAGGTTTTAGGTGAATTAAGGTCTATTCAAAGTtgagattgaaaaaaaaaagaagctgcTTTAGCCTAAATTGCCAAAGGAAATGGCTGGTGGTCTGAAAGATGATGATACGGAAGAGTTTAAGGGTCTTCGAATCGCCTCACTGGACGATGAAAgcgatgaagaagaagaacaaaatgaACAAGATATTGTTATTGATGAAgacgatgaagaagaagaagacgaagaagcaAGAAAGTCTGTGGTTTTAGGTTTTGTGAAAATGCCTAAGACAGCCCGCTCTCTTCTTCGCCATTTCTTCCCTTCCAAGGCTGGAGGCGTTCCTGTATGCTATTAAACCCTTCAATTTATGTTTACTTACGGTTCAGACTTCTCTTTAAtggtgttttttctttttcatatagGCTTGGTTGGATCCAGAAAATTTGCCATCCGGAAGATCTTGTTTTTGCGACATATGTGATGAACCTTTGCAGTTTGTGCTTCAGGTGAGtgatgatatttgaatttcgTTGATAAAATTCTATCTATATTTTGCCCTTTTTAAGCAATAAAAAGATGAATGGTTGTGATATTTAGTCTTTCTGATTATTGGGCTACAAGGTGTATGCACCAGAGGAGAAGCAATCTGCATTTCATCGAacgttgtttgtttttatgtgtACATCAATGGTGTGTCTTCGTCGAGATCAACATGAACAATGGAAATGCCATCAGGACAAGCCTTCTAGAAGGTATTGTTCTTCCTATTTTGTCTATAACCAAAGGGTTTTTAGTTTCTGTTTCTGATTatgtaatgtttttttttttcctgaagtGTGAAGGTTTTCCGCTGCCAATTACCGCGTGATAATCCTTTCTACTCAAGTGAGCCACCAAAGAAGGATAGTACAGACCCGCCTCTTAAGGCTGGAGGTAGCATCTTGTTTAACTTTGCATTTAAAGTTGCTAGCTTTTGACCTTTGAATTATTGCTTGATTGTTTAACATACAACCTTGCTTAGATATATTCAGTAAGCAGTCTTTACGTATTTAACATGTTCTGCCATGTAAGGGCTCTTTTGATGATCTTTTCCTATTGGTCTAGCTGCACTCTGTAATTGGTGTGGCAGCTGGAAAGGGATTAAACGCTGTACAGGTTGCAGAAGAGCACTTTATTGCTCAGAGAAACATTGGGTAATTTGATTTGTTAGGTTTCTTctatgtctttttttttcgcTTTCAAATAGCAACAGCCATCCCTAGagatttccaaattttttctttgatttgtaGGTCAAGCATTCTCGGACTGGTCATGAACATGATTGTCAACGATTGAGGATAAGTTCTCAGTTGGCTGACAGTAGCTCTGATGAAACCACACCTGCAGTACTTCTAAAAGGCACAGCTCGTTTTCCTTGTTATAGGAATAGAATAGGACTTTCTGAGAACCtgtatttatgtatttttcatttgtGAACAGTTGCAAGCAACAATGTATGGCCAGAGTACAAAATTATACAGGAGTCTGAAAGTTCATACGAGACAGATATGCCTGATGATAATGTATGCACTAATTCCTTGGTGTCTAGTAACCGGACAGATGATGCACTAATGTCAATAGCAGAGAATTTCgaggtattaattttttttatctcacAGTCTAACATTTATGTTATCTTTCTGTAGGCAGAAATGAAAGTTGTGTTCTccacttttcttcttttctttttacccCTGCTAGAAGAAAATTCATGTTTAATTGCTTAAACTCTTACATGTTTATACCCCTGTAAAAGGGTGATGATGACAGAAAGAGCTGGGCTTCATTCCATGAGCGCATAGCCCTGGCACCTGAGCAAGTATTGAggttatttatattttcaataaatCATAATCACTCCTTTCCTACACCTCATTTTACTTTACAAATTATGGatcaattacttttttttgtttccactTAATAGGTATTGTAGAATTCCTGGTGCAAAACCCTTATGGCCCGTGTCAAGTGGCCGTCCATCCAAGGCTGATATTCCTAAATGCAGTTATTGTGCCGGTCCATTGTGTTTTGAATTTCAGGTATTGGATCATGAATGTGATCTTGACAATTTTTTGTTATGGTTAAAGCCCAACTCAAAGTTTCtgcattttaatttcttttatgctCGCCGttgccattttctttttagttggTTTTTGACCGTATGTATTTTGTATGTCTTCAGATTATGCCACAGTTGCTATTTTACTTTAATGTGAAGAATGACGTGGACTCTCTTGATTGGGCTACAATTGCTGTTTATACATGTGAAGCCTCCTGTGATGCAAGTGTGGCTTACAAAGAAGAATTCGCATGGGTTCAACTTTCTTAGTCATTTGGTTCCTTGCCAGATACTTTGTACCCCTAGATTAGGAGATATAGCTGTTCAAGTCTTGATATTGAATCAAGAATTGAGAAAATCGGAAAGATAAGATTTTGATTGTGAAGAATTGTCacagttgttttgttttatgattCGGAATGATGAGATTTTGATAATGTACCTCCATCAATTTGCACGCACCTAGATTCCTGTATTCAACCTCAATTTTGTGTTTGCTTGTTAGAAGTGAAATAGACAGTTTTGTGTATGCCTTAGGGTTTGGATTCTTCTATTAAAAGCTAGTTTTCCCCTTCTCTTTTCTCATATCCTTCTCCCTTCTCCTATCATTCTCTTCTCCCTCCAGCCATGTTAAAATTCGTGATGCTCGTGGCTTGAGCACTGACCGGCGGTGATGCTCATGGCTTGAGCACTGACCGGCGGTGTTCATGGTGGCAAAAACGGAAAACATCAAATGATGATTttattaactttttctttagGTGGATAAGAAGAGCAATCTTTGGGTTGAAAAAGAACCATCCATCACAAATtttcactttaattttttatccGAACACGTTGAGGTTCAAGTAGCTcgaaataaacatataaactTTATTCATACAGATAAGTAGTAGTTCAATAACTGTGGCCTACTCTATGTTCAATTCTCTTCTTCAAATGATGGGAttgatttttaataattgaaaaaagagCTAGTTCAAACAACACTTCTCTACTGTTCTTGTCTTGTGTTTCTTGATCATGAAGCCAACTTTGGCTTGTGCTCTGGCCTGTGAGTAATATCAAAGTCCACATGAACAAAAGCTCTTTCAACCTCAGGAAGGACTTCAAGCTTCTCTTGAAGTGTTTCTCCAATGTTATGTGCATGACTAAGAGACATGTCCCCAGGCAAGACTATGTCAACTTCCACAAAATAGTTGCAACCAAAAGTATAGGCTCTCACTGTCTCAATGTGCTGGATCTCCTTGTCATGGTTCCAAATCAGATATGTCAACTTTGCCAGGTACTCTGCTGGTGCTGTCTTCCCAATCAGTGACCACACATTTTCCATCACTGTTTTTGCCCAATTTCCCATTGTATACAAAGCAATCTGCAGGCATTGTATTTCAAATATCAATTACACTTGTTGCcataatttggccaatttggtcCCCGTGTTTTAATATGTTAATGTCAAATTAGGCAAAGGGGACAAGGACCAAATTTGTCAAATTCAAAACACAGAGACCAAAATGGTGTTGTAACAAAATTAGGTGTTAAGTAATATCTTGTACTTACAATGATAGCTCCAACAGGGTCAATCCACCAGTAAAACCTGATTGCTAAAACTGCTGATGCAAGACCAATCCCATTAGTGATGACATCAAATAGATGATCTTGAGCATATGCTCGAACAATTTCGTTTTTGAATCTGCGACAATATGCCATCAGCACAAACTTCACCACTGTGGCAGACACCATGATCCCTatcatccatttttctttctctgggTCCCTATCAGGTTGAGCCTACATGGAAAGAAATTCATAAGGACCTATTTACATTTTTGGTGTTCAAAATTTCACTcaataaga belongs to Prunus persica cultivar Lovell chromosome G4, Prunus_persica_NCBIv2, whole genome shotgun sequence and includes:
- the LOC18778736 gene encoding programmed cell death protein 2; its protein translation is MAGGLKDDDTEEFKGLRIASLDDESDEEEEQNEQDIVIDEDDEEEEDEEARKSVVLGFVKMPKTARSLLRHFFPSKAGGVPAWLDPENLPSGRSCFCDICDEPLQFVLQVYAPEEKQSAFHRTLFVFMCTSMVCLRRDQHEQWKCHQDKPSRSVKVFRCQLPRDNPFYSSEPPKKDSTDPPLKAGAALCNWCGSWKGIKRCTGCRRALYCSEKHWVKHSRTGHEHDCQRLRISSQLADSSSDETTPAVLLKVASNNVWPEYKIIQESESSYETDMPDDNVCTNSLVSSNRTDDALMSIAENFEGDDDRKSWASFHERIALAPEQVLRYCRIPGAKPLWPVSSGRPSKADIPKCSYCAGPLCFEFQIMPQLLFYFNVKNDVDSLDWATIAVYTCEASCDASVAYKEEFAWVQLS